Within Rhipicephalus sanguineus isolate Rsan-2018 unplaced genomic scaffold, BIME_Rsan_1.4 Seq4562, whole genome shotgun sequence, the genomic segment atctagtggcgattcacacaagcgcactattgcacacacttctattggaccaacgccatctaggaaatgagacgaggaatggtgatgacgacacagagtgtgtacagcgccatctagaatatcatcactcaactgcagtttgtatgtacttctatgagacagcgccatctattatactgttcgggagatactgtcggttacgccttacgccggacgcgtgacaaggttagactaagaggagctacgcccatAAAAAAGTGTGTGTAACACTTAGACGCACTATAtctaatggtttttgttggcttaattaagatgcagatttctttttcgctgttttcgtggtttgtctacatctgcgatgacgttcggcgttataacagaataaagtgagtgtacgtgactgtgggagctatgtgcggtgattctagcatatgacatgtctgatctcgacgtagacggcgtctgcgtgcgctgggtgtcgttctggcgctcgtactcgcatgtgttcatctgagtatttaaggatgggttacgtttgtaaaataCGCGGTCAGTAACGctgctcacggcgtgcccctgactgccggaggatgcgcttgggtgttggaatatgccggcgcaaagccgggcttattctgaaagcaaattttgaagcgatttctcagaaaagaagcgcTCTAATTTGTGCATAGCCAGGGCCTATTGGCAGCATCACTTGCTCGATTTCTTCCAACGCTCTAAACTTCGCGCAAACTTTCCCAAGTATAGGCAATGGCGACAAAGAAGGCGACGTCATAAGGTTGGCGATTTATTtcctacacacacgcacacactcgagCACTAACATATTTCCACTCAGAACTTGGCCTCGCATATCTGTCAGCGTGCTGATCTCTGCCAGGTAGTCTTCCTGCGAAAACAAAGGAATGCAAATCTCACACTCAGATATTCCAAATGAGGAGTGACATGAAGCACACGCCGCATTATAGCTTCGTGTACACTAGGCGAGCGTTGAACTCGAGCCCACATCGAACACTTGGTGTGTGGGCAACGCCGCCGCGGTCTTCGACTGCGTTTGCGTTCGCTTCGCGCTTTCATTTTAAAGCAGCATCGAGAAACAGTAACAAAGAAAATGCGGGCTTGATTTCGGTGACTGGGACTATTCATATAGTCCGTGCGTTTAATTTCTTCGTGAGTACGAAAGAGATATTGGCGTAGTAGGTTCGGATGGCGCGTGATACCACGTATcttttgatgcctttttttcttgtttattattCTTAAAGTGGGCCGGTGTCATAGAACGCATATCGCTCACCTCCCATATTGCTCGAATCATACATCGACAGAAATGAAGAGAACTAAATGACACTAAGCATTTAAGAGCATCCATTTGGCATGCAAACGTTTCTTTTCGGTATTTTTGCATTTTCCACATTCGTATAACGGCACAAATACCTATACATATGACCAGGACCAGTGGAAGCAAGGGCAAATTTTTAAGCAACAGCCATATGAGTCTTACGAGCAACAAAGCAAAAGAAAGTACAAGATACATTAACTGCTTCTTATTAAATGAAATATAATAATTAGGAATAGGAGATGGATTCGCTGTGAACGTTAAATTTTGtataaggaaaaaaaagtgaaagtggtAGAAAAGATATCTTGTTGCAGCTGATTGTTCAAACGCGCAGCCTCCGCATGACGCGTGCGATGCTCTTTCAATTGTGTCACGGTTTGCGGTGGCTGTCCCTTCGTCCACTTTCTGGACACTTATTTGTGTACACGAATGACACCCAGCCTTAGGAATGTTACGTAACAAGCTTGTGCAGCGCACATGAACGAAAACAGACAAGAACAGAGAGAGAATTAGTACTCCTTATTGTATTCATAATTTGCGCCGCACAAAAGTATAACAGTACCGACTATAGCCCGTGAGCGACTTTGTTAGGAGTCAGCGCCGCTCGCGGCCATATGGCATTCCGTAAATCCAACAGCGGACTCTTATAGATCTTTAACAAGACAGCTTGCCAAAAAATAAggcctcgtgtgtgtgcgcgcggctCGTGATTTCATATGAAGGAAGGATTCTTACCGTCCAGACGTAGCGCATGATCTCCTCCTGCGAGAGAAGAAAACGTATTTGTAACATCTATATATGCAGTTATTGAAATAATAATCGGATCGAAAGAGCCAGGATAGTGCGGGTACTAATGTATCCGCATACGGCAAGCGCATTCGATCGCAAACTCGGCGTAAAGGGCAAATAATATAAGGTAATTTGCTAGTGACAGTGCTTTGTGCAGAAATAATTAAATGCTTAATTAAGGCGTCGCAGCGAACTCGATTATTTAGCCGTAGCACAGAACCAGAATAAGCATGTGGAGTTTACAGTGGGGTGCATGGTATTTTTCAGGAGTAGGATATCGTTACTAGCACGTATATTAGATCACCATGCGCAGATAAGGGTCTCAACTTTGCGATACTTATACTACATAATAATTGTGGGCGCAACATCATTAACTCAAATAGGCTTGAGTTGGCGGCATATTCCAGCGTATATCTTTTACACACGAACCTTGTATACGTATTGTTAAATAAGAACTACCGTAAGCAAATATTTCACGCAGGTATAGCGCACGATAATTGGGGACAAACGGAGACAGTATTGGACACGTGGTATCATTCACGCATGCCTCTCACGTTGCCCTCGTCTGTCGTCCGCTGCATAGACCAAGCCCTGCTCATTACGTATACACGCCCAAACCTCTACGCAAGCAAACATTGCTCAATATATGTGCGCCTCATTTACTCCCTCAAACATTTATTTAGACAACAATTAAGGAACTCTTAGATTTATTCGACTAAAATAGAAATCCACTTACAAAGTTCTGTCCCGACTTGCAAGCGCTTCGGACAAAGCCGGCACCCTTCTCAGGCAACCTTGCTAGGTAGCTAGCGATCTGCAtgtaaaaaaacagaaaaagcagGTTTTCAGTGGACAGCTAGGTAGATACATGGAAAATAGATATTGAAAGCTGTGGGTTCAAAATGTTCCAGCATTCTTGCTTGGACCTCTATTATATATATTGTGGTGCACTGAGGAGGATGAAACaagtgtttgtgtatgtgtgcaaaaaaaaacaacaaaaaa encodes:
- the LOC125756683 gene encoding uncharacterized protein LOC125756683, producing the protein MKAALFIASALLVATVANAGQFLCRLPEDKVVPALECLQQNVNPEIASYLARLPEKGAGFVRSACKSGQNFEEIMRYVWTEDYLAEISTLTDMRGQVLSGNMLVLECVRVCRK